The Triticum aestivum cultivar Chinese Spring chromosome 6D, IWGSC CS RefSeq v2.1, whole genome shotgun sequence genomic sequence cagtgaggaaaggatgatggagactatgattcccccacaagtcgggatgagactccggactttatgaaaaataaaagaggccaaagaagcccaaataaaaaaagaggccaaagaagcccaccaaaaaaagaaaataaaaaaatgagagaaaaagagagaaggggcaatgttactatccttttaccacacttgtgcttcaaagtagcatcatgttcttcatagagagagtctcctatgctatcactttcatatactagtgggaattttcattatagaacttggcttgtatattccgatgatgggcttcctcaaatgcccgaggtcttcatgagcaagcaagttggatgcacacccacttagtttcagtttgagctttcatacacttatagctcttagtgcatccgttgcatgccaatccctactcctcgcattgacatcaattgatgggcatctccatagcccgttgattagccgcgtcgatgtgagactttctccctttttgtcttctaaacATAAacatccaccatcatattctattccacctatagtgctatgtccatggctcacgctcatgtattgcgtgaaagttgaaaaagtttgagaacgtcaaaagtatgaaacaattgcttggcttgtcatcggggttgtgcatgatgtgaatattttgtgtggtgatgatggagcatagactatatgattttgtagggataactttctttggccatgttattttgaaaagacatgattgctttattagtaggcttgaagtattatcgtttttatgtcaaatgatagactattgctttgaatcactcgtgtcttaatattcatgccatgattagatatatgatcaagattatgctaggtagcattccacatcaaaaattatcttttttatcatttacctactcgaggacgagcaggaattaagcttggggatgctgatacgtctccgtcgtatctataatttttgattgttccatgccaatgttattcgacttttatatacttttggcaactttttatattatttttgggactaacatattgatccagtgcccagtgccagttcctgtttgttgcatgttttatgtttcgcagaaacccaatatcaaacagaatccaaacgggataaaaatggacgaagaattattttggaatatttgggattttccggacaaagaatcaacgcgaaagggtgcccgaggtggccacgagacagggggcgcgcccttcccccctgggcgcgcctgccaCCCTCCTGgggccctcgtaaggcggttgatgcccttctttggccgcaagaaagctaatttttggaaaaagatctgggcgaaggtttcagtacggatctccagatataaaagaaacggtgccagggcagaatcccagaacgcagaaacagagagagacaaagagatagatccaatctcggaggggctctcgcccctcccacgccatgggagccaaggaccagaggggaaacccttctcccatctagggagaaggtcaaggaagaagaagaagaaggggggctctctcccccttacttccggtggcgccgaaacgccgccgggggccatcatcatcaccgcgatctacaccaacacctccgccatcttcaccaacatctccatcaccttcccccatctatctacagcggtccactctcccgcaacccgctgtaccctctacttgaacatggtgctttatgcttcatattattatccaatgatgtgttgccatcctatgatgtctgagtagatttccgttgtcctatcggtgattgatgaattgctatgattggtttgagttacatgttttattattggtgctgtcctatgatgctctccgtgtcgctcaagcgtgagggattcccgttgtagggtttgcaatatgttcatgatttgcttatggtgggtggcgtgagtgacagaagcacagacccgagtaagtaggttgtttgcgtatgggataaaggggacttgatactttaatgctatggttgggttttaccttaatgaatctttagtagttgcggatgcttgctagagttccaatcataagtgcatatgatccaagaagagaaagtatgttagcttatgcctctccctcaaataaaaagtcaatagtgattatcggtctagtaatgtagtcaattgcttagggacaattccacaactcctatcaccactttcccacactcgctatatttactttattgtatttttatctaaacagcccctagtttatatttacgcgttctttattatcttgcaaccctatccaacaatacctacaaagtacttctagtttcttacttgttctaggtaaagcgaacactaagcgtgcgtagagtcgtatcagtggcagatagggcttgagagaatatttgttctacctttagctcctcgttgggttcaacactcttacttatcgaaagaggctacaactatcccgtatacttgcgggtcatcagacCACAACAAGCGTGCAATTCATCGTCGACCGTCATACCATTTACGTTCAGGTTGGTAGTTCATTTGCTTCATTATTTGTGCTCGTGTTCTCTTCCACTTGGTGTATTTTTGTTGTGCAATAATTGCCTGCTTATGTTTTGAAGATTGTTGACACAAACAATAAGGGGCTAATATGTTTACTAGTGCACATAGTGAAATTAGGTCCCTAGAGTACTGAGGAGTTTTGCTATCAACTCAAAAGACTATCATCTGCGTTGTATAGAAGATTgccattgaagataatggtggtgaAGTTGAACCCTAAAAATTGCTGACGTGAAGCAATTGTTTTGGTACTTGGTCCGTGCGTTTGACTGCAGCCAAGaagaaagaagatgaagagaagacatatCATTGTCTCTCGTAATTCTTTTTCtattatttgagtcataggaccaccgtactattaagaggggtagaGTGTTTTGAAACTTATGTTTCTCTGATGCTTGACCGAAACCTATGAGAGCTAAGAGAAATCTCCTCTAGCCTCAAAACGCTTACTTGCCAGTCAGAAATGATGATCTTCTGGACTGCGAGAGAAATGTTTAAGTAGAGGAGTAGTTCCATTTAACTCAACCGTTAAATCTTCAAGGAATTCCTCTTCATTTTCACTTGAGCTGTAGTTGTTGGAATCTGTTGTATCAGCTAAAGAGTATCCATTGTCTTCTTGGTGTTGCTCTGTCAATTTAATATTCATGTTGTTATCTGCATCCTCattttcttgattttgatttgcACTAAGTTTATAGATGCAACTACGACTTTCTGTTGAATGTTCCTGTGAAAGTTCCCATAAAACCACAATAGTAGGATTGTTGTTAATTTTGATTTCTtgtatttcatatttatttttgtttCATAATTGTGTGTAACAGATACCGGGAAAGTACATGTGATAGCATCGTGCTTTGCACCAGCTCCATATAGAAAGGTATGTTTCTATCTAAGTCACTGCTTTGTAGATTAGTTGTTGTGCAAAATTGTTGCATCAGTTTAGTTTATGATTCTCTCATTTCTTGACTGCAATTTGTCATTGCATATGTATGAAAATTCTTATTTCATTAGATTACTTAACCAAACCTGATATTTAGTTCTTTTTTGTCCATACCTGATCTACAGAAGACTATTCCTGCATAGAAACAAGTTAGCATCTTATATTATGAGGAGCACATATAGTTCTTTCAATTTACAATCATCAGTAACTATTATCCTAGTTGTACGCATCTTTTTAATGATGGTTTAGTTTGTTTCTGTATGTTTTTTGGGAGTATATGATGACCCCCTAGTTATATTATGTGGATGCACTGAGCAACATGTATTTCAAATGTTCATATGATCTTGTTTTTTTTTCAGATAAGCTTATTTTCTTGATCATGACTCATCTAGGGTTTTAGAAGGTAGAGTTTGAGGGAAGTCTGACATGTGTAAGTAGCCCCGTCCATGTCTTGTGTTCTGATCCTTTTCCTACAATATATTTCCCCTTGAATATCCGGATCTTTTGCTTTTCTTCATCTTCTTAATGTAATCTTTTCCTGGTTATTGATGGCAGCAACTAGGGGAACGGGCGCAATCTGTGGCACGGGAAAGAAGTTGAGGTCGTGGGGAAGAAGAGCCCGGCGTGGGGAATGGATTTAACGAGTTAAAGAGGATCAGACATTTAACCCGGATCGGTTTGCTAGCTTGGTTTTGTGGCCCCAGGTAATTCGTCTGAAAAAGAAACATAATCCGGTCACCTTCCCCCCTTTTGTTCTATTATCTTTCATGTACATTTATTCATCATCTGAGACATCATGTTCAATACGACTCAAACATACATCATTTCTTGTACTTTTTTTCGAGAAAACATCCGATCTATTTATATTCAATCGTAGCAGTACAACGAACATCAAAAATAATAAAAGTTATAttcagattcatagaccacctaacgacgactacaagcactgaagcgaaggcgcgctgccgtcatcgcccctctcttatcggagccgggcaaaacttgttgtaatagacagttggaaagtcgtcgtgctaaggccccataggaccagcgcactagAACAACACCCACCGCCGATGAAGAGTAGTATAGATCAGAAGGAtctaacctgaagacacacgaacatagatgaacggcgaacagatccgagcaaatccaccaaaggcagatccgccagagacacaccttcacacgaccaccgacgatgctagatgcaccaaCGTAACGGGGCTAGGCAGGAAGAATATTATTTCATTTTCAAGGAGCTGTCGtcatctcgccttcctgagcaggacacaaaccctaacaaaactcaaaaacacatctaaaaacggagccctcccactgGTAAGAGCTAGGATCCACCGCGCCCCATTGTCCTAAGGCTACAGGAGACGAGGCAGACCACCGGCGGtgccggcgggaggcggaggaaccCTAATTATTTAGGAGAGGAGGCGGCTGCAACATTTCTTGTACCTGATGCATAGGCGTTCCCCAAATAAAATCATTAGATGGGAAACTTAGCAAATCCGCTAACAATAATATATAGTTGATCTTGTGCTTTTGCGGGCTCTGACTTGTCCTTTTTCGGGGGCGCTAATCACGGCTAAGAGTTTGAACAAGTTCTGTGAGGGCATGAACTATGGGGGCAACGCCTGCTGCTACCCCATGCGATCCACGCAGGAATCAAAGGGATGAGGCTACCACACATAAATCTTGAACCACAGTTTGGATGGGACCCACCCTTTTTCTCTCTCAAGCCCCGATCTTCTTCCTCCATGGTCATCTCGTTCCCCTCGGTCTCCTTCAGAGATGGTGCTCCTCAATGGATTTCCAAGCCACCACGTCACCGATTCTCTCAATCCTCCCGGATCCATAGCCCCCACCACTTTTTTTCTTTCGAAACCCCTTGCAATGTATTTCTCCCCAACCAGTTCGAGGCCAGGGATGGACGAGCTCAAGGCCTCATGTGGTTACTGCAGCCGACAACTCCGTTGTTCCTGCCGGAATGAACGGTCATGTGATGGTGCGCCTTGGCATGGCCCCAGCCGGCCAGGGCGGTGCAGGCAAGCAACAACTTTGCTCATTTCCCTGGACCGGCCCGGCCGGTGCAGGCAGGCGACAACTTTGCTCCTTCTCCTGGATCAAGCGCCGCCGACAAGTTTTTCTCCGAAATCCAGGCATGATGTACCTCGGCTCTGACTAGATCGAATCCATGGCGAGTGTACAAGGCCATGTAGTGGCCGAGCTCGAGGTGGTAATGCTGTTGTCGACCATGGCCTGACTGCATGCTTCAACTGTGTCCGGAcactctttctcttttttttcctcgcTCTCCCCATTTTTTCACCAAAGTAGTCAACTTTTCTGAGGCAACACTATAACACATTTAAGGCATTAGATTTTGATCCACATTGGTATCCGAGCCTAGCTGGCCTGCGAGGCAGCACGTCTCGGGCTAACCGTTGGCCATGCCCTGAGGTCAGAACATGGTAGATAATACTAGTACGTGTACGTATGATGGtattctttttttttcaaaaaagataGAGACCAGTCTGAGCTATACCCATGAGTCGATGACGTGATCGCTTCTCACGTCCACAAACTCCTCAAATGCCGGCGGTGAGCTACATCCGAGAACGCCATCCCAGCAGGGCGCCGGCGGGCGTACCGCGCGGAGAAGGACCGCGGGAGGTTCTCGGGCTCCCCAGCCGCGTCGCCCTCGTCGAAGTTTTGCTCGTAATCCTCCTGCGCGTACCGCTCCTTCACGGAGGAACCCCTCCGGCTCATCACCTTGGTGACGATCCGCATCCACAGCGCTCGCGCGAACCCCATGCCGCCGCCTGGCAAGGCAGCAGGGCCCAACTCCGCATCCTCGCCGTTGCCGTGCCCAACCTTCCCACCCAGGCGCGCGCTCCCGATCTTTCTACGCGCCTGGCCACCGTGGCCGCCGCACGGCAAGAAGGCGGACACAACAGCTGCCGGAGAGGAGCGCTGCCTCCAGAGCCTGTCTGCCGCGGGAGGGGTGTAGCAGCCGGAGGCGCCGTGTCGTTCCGAGGTTTCCATCGGCAATAACAGCacggcggcgagcggcgctctGAAGGAAGGACGCCGGGGCGGAGGAGGAGACGAGAGGCCCCTCGATACGGCTCGTGGTTATATAGCACGTTGGTTCGATGGGCTTCGGGATGGAGACGGGTCAAGCGCGGGCCGCGGGGTGCACCACTGCGGCACGGAGGTACtgcgtggtggtggtggcgccgctGGAGGTAGTTGGCGGCTTGGTGCCGCTAGCTGGCCGCGTCGCCCTGTATTGTCCATTGTGTGCGTGCGCGCGTTCAACTCCAGAGATGCCATTCTGATGTTCTTTCTGTTCCTGCTCGGAAAAATCAACGTTTGATTATTCCGGGAGTTGTCAAGcttggatgatgtagagttatagACACGCGGTCATATCAGCAGTCGGCAAATGAAAGTCACGGTTCTGACCTTTTGCTCTCAACACAGAGATGAAGGAAAATCCTCTATCCACTATGCTCTCTAGTTTTAGAGAATCCACATTCAATTGAGGTCTTCAATTGAAATTGAGTCATCCGATTTTGATCAGATCAACAATTTCTCAAAGTTatctcattcaattcttttatactATAAGTCTCACAATTAATTAAGGTGTTCAATTTTGAATTGGGTCACCCAATTTTGAACGGGTCAATAATTTCTCAAAAAGCTCTCCATTCAATTCTTTAATTTCTTATGTTCCGTAATTTTGAATGCAATTGAGATATTCAATTTTGGATTTGATATACGATTTTGATCGGGCCAACGATTTTTCAAATAATCAGCAGCAACCGGCAATAAAAATACATCGATTCCGCGCACCCTCCCGCCATCTAGAAAAAGAAGCGCCATCATGTGATACTGTAGCACAAATATAGTACATGCAACCACCGACGTAGAAATTTTTCAACATAAATATACATTGGTTAGCTGATAACACAGAACCACACCACAAAAATCACATCAAATCACTGCattataaataataaataaaacacactccatcatctccCCAACCGGCCAAACTAAATATTTTATCAGTTCCaaaatataaggggtattagtTTTTTGAAAAGTCGAATTTCTTTATCTTTGACCAAGTTGAGAGcaaaaaatatcgacatccacaatattaaagGAAAAATAATGAAAATTCATTTAATGATGAATCTAATCATACAGatttgatattatgaattttgatatatttctctataATTTGATCGAACTtaaaaggtttgacttttcaaaaaaagtACCTTTATTTTGAAACAGAGTGagtatttttttaaagaaactcaACAACACCAGCGGCGCAGCAAAACGCGCCCAACCCTTCTAATAATACTAGATGGGTTCCTCGctagagagggagaggggggggggggcaacgtcTGAGTCGCTCTTGCAACATAGTGCGTATAAGTTTTCTAAAGAGTTAATCCTCGTAAACTTTGATCAAatttgtggagaaaaacatttacatctagaatgccaaacatatatcattagattcattataaagatatagtttcatattttatatatttgataTTGTATATATGGGTCTATCTGGAACTGCTCCGCTCCATCAAAATCAGCTTCAATTCACAAAATTCACTTTGGAGCAGTTTCATATAAGAGTTGCAGCTCCACCAAAGAGCAGTTTATCATGTTTGGCTTCCAGCTAGCTCAAAGGATGTGAAATTTGCTGGAAAAGGTCTATTTGATTAGATGATgtggaaaaaaaacaaaaagacgTCTACTTCTGATGGTAGTGATGGGTAATTCCCCCCAACTCCAGtttctggagtttctggagcaccccTGAAGAGTTTCACAAAAAATTGAGAGTTGTACCCCAGATTCTATTTTTTTCTGGAGCGGCATATCGTGGATCTACTCCGTTTGGATTGTTTTGTATCTAGCAAAATTGTAAGGTAAAAAACATAAAAGATCCTGGATTCTCCATTTAATTCGCATTTTTAGAACGGAACTAAGTTCTAGGGAACGGAGCAGTCCCAAAGAGGCTCTAAATAGTTTCctttataaacttgatcaaaattTATGAAATTTGACTTTAAAAATAATTTATATGCACTATATTATGAAACGGATAGAGTATATCCAAAGATCCTTTACGATTCCGTAACCTTGAAGTAAAGAagagggtgtgtttggttgcattctcatctcagcatAATTGTTCCCTCTGCGTGAATGATTATCTCAACACCCCTTTTCATGCATGTTCttctcatgcatgctcctagtgcaTTTGTGTTGACTAGTGTGAACTGGAgttgagaagggaacttttgctctcaTGCACCCTATCAAACACAACCTTATTGATAACCAGTCATATCAGTGTAATCTTTTAACAAGAGACCATGGGTTCAATTTGGAGCCACCAATGGTGATTGATTCCGGGAAAGACTGGTTGCTGCTGCTTCTTGCGGATTGTACGGACGTAGTgtgaagtatgattatcatgatgaTTTAGAGAATTTGGCAAGTCCGTCGCGATATTACTCATGGGAAGGAGGCCGCGCCAGTAGCGGCGTTGGCTGACTTCCTGGTCAGCTATATGAATTTGGTGCAATCAGCCAAAAAGTACTCTAGAAAAGAGATGCTAAAAGGTAAAATGGTGATCATGGACTATGGAGAGGGTCCTGAGCACAGTCGGCCGCCCCGAGTGCTTCCATGGGGTGCACCTAGTAGTGGTGTAACGACACTCTCTACGAAGGCATGATGGCTCAGTTTTTTTCCGGCGTACCGCTACCTGTTTAATTGCAATGATGCTCTTGAGGCGGAGCTCCACACCTTGATGATCAGTATGGCGCTTGTTCGACAACATACAGAGCTTCTGGTCATGGTGCAGTCTGACTGATCAACTACTTTATTTTGTCTTTTTGACTCTAGCTTGGATCGTTCGGCCTTTGGTCATTTAGATAGTAGCTTAGATCAAGTCTTTAATGATTGATAGAATGTTTATTCCACATAAATTACATAGGTCCAAGAATAGTGTTGCAGATTGTCCGAAAAAGTATAGTCATTTTGAACGAGCCACAGATGTGTGGCTCGGTAGAGGTCTCCCTACATAAGGAACTCTTCCGAGATGTTCGGTGGAGCACCTGTTCAGGAGAAAAAGACACACAACAAAGATTGCAGCTCTTATTGCCATTGATGGTCGTTTGCTTGCGAGGAGGGGAAGGACGGGACCGGCGGGCCTTGGCATAGCACCGGCAGGAATCGGAATTCAGTGGGAATGTGAAGATCCAATCACGGTTGGAGTTTCGGCATAATTGCAGCGCTGCTGGGAGTAGTTTCTCGTCACGGTGGCCCGAGCAACCCGAGTCTGTTGGAAAGGGAGTGAGGGGCAAAAAACAAAAGAAGTTGCACCAGCCGGGAATCGAACCCTGGGTGTGCTTCACGCATTTAGAAATGCATAATACCTTTATCTTTAGGGTCtgtctaggtctcagtcgacttagACTTCGCGAAGTCTAAGTCGACTGATGTCACCTAAGGCAGATTAGGCCTGTTTGTTTACTCGATAGTTGCTGGGTTTTATTCTTAGCTGGGCCTTTTTCGTTTCtctcttgtttgtttgtttgtttattAGGTTGGGCTGGGCTGATTGTTTTTGTTGGAAGATGCCCGTCGCCTGTATAACAGAGGGACCGTGTCCCACGCCATGTACATGATCTGTAACTGCACGCCGTGCTCCACTCCTATGTGCACGTTGTGCATGCCCGTACATAGCTAGCTTCCTGTTATGATGTACTCTGTATAAATCCTCTTTGTGGGCTCATTGAATAGACAAGCCAAGTTTCTATTCTCCATCTGtttctttgtcttttttttctTGACATGGGAAAAAAATGTTCAACAAGAGAAGTAAATAAAACAACATTTTTCTGTCGCCAGTCTAGCTCATCGTTCAGTCCTTCTCTTCATGCGTCATCttgcttctctttttttattttatgatAGTTTGTATATTATGACAAAAATCAATCTTTAATGTAACAAAGAAACAAAATGAAAACAAGACAAACTAAATAGTGTGGcactttttttcaaaagaaaagaaTATTAAGTTGCATACAAATGGAGGACATGCAAATGTGTGCATCCGACGTGGGCTGCGTTGTTTTTCTTAAcaatcaaaagaagaagaagaatacaaATTCAAAACACAACggtaaaattaaaataaaaaagaaagtagaaaaagtaaaagaaaaggtCAATAATAAGTCTGCATAGCAGGCCGCCCAAGCCGGGTCTGTAGTTGCAAAAAAAAAGTCAGTTGCAGCCGGggacgacacttgcagttgcaagccTACTGTCGGACATCCGGTTGCAGTcgagggcgacacttgcagttgcaagccTAGCGTCGGACATGCAACTCCCCCTCCCCTAACATGACAAAAAGTCCAATTGCAACCATGTTgaaagacatgcaattgcagtcgggGGTGACTTTTGCAGTTGCATGTCTAATAGTGGACATGCAACTGCCCCCAACCCCTCCCGAACATGCAACTACCCCACCCCCTCCCGCCGCCCTCTGACAAAAACACAAGACCAATTGCATTCgggggcgacacttgcagttgcatgccttgTATTAGACATGCAGCTGCAACCCACTCACCTCTCTCGCCACTCTTACAAAACAAAGGTTAGTTGTAGTAGTGGTGTGTGGACATGTAGTTGCATTAGgtggcgacacttgcagttgcaaagCCTAATGTCGAACATGCAACTACCTCCTCTCCCGACGCCCACTTACAAAACAAAAATGTCAGTTGCATTGGTTGTGTAGGCATACAATTGCAGTCAAGGACGACACTTGCAATTGCAAGCCTAGTATCGGACATGCAACTCCCTCCCTCCATGTCGCTCTCTTAAAAAACAAAAAAGGTCAGTAGCAGTCGAGTGTGTAGGCATGAAGTTGCAGTCCAGGGTCACACTTGTAGTTGCAAGCCTATTGTCGGACATGCAACTCCCCTCCTCTCCTATCGCCCATTTATAAAAAAAATGTCAGTTGCAGCCGGTTGTGTAGGCATGCGGTTGCAATCGAGGGCAACACTTGAAGTTGCAAACCTACTGTCACACATGCAATTGTAGTCGAGTTGAAAATGAGCGCTACCGACTCCTCCAAAAAAAGTGCTACTGAACAGATATAAGGAacaacaaaaaaaatataaaaaaaaataGAATTATCAAGAAACAAATAGGAAGAAAAAATATAACAAAAAATAAATGAGACAAATGCACAAAAAAGatgaaggaaaataaaaaataaaatcaaagATATACAAAAGaataaatgaaaaagaaaacaaacaaaaaaaaattacAACCCAACAAAATAAAGCTCACAACGAAAAAATGCCAACCCTGTCCAACGCACAGGGCAAACACCAACCACGACACGAAAACAAACAGACGCAGCCCAATCCCGATCTTCATTCATGGGCCATTTTCATTAAACATCAGTGTTGAACGGATCTTAAAGCAGCAAAAAAATCAAACGGACAAGGGCGTCGAGAAGTCTCAGTCAACTGAGATTTAGCAGCGCCCTTATCTTTAATGATGCAGACAGATTCGTGTTGCCGTCCGAAGGAAGAGCATTGTTTCTAAAAAACCTCGAGGACAAATGCTCTCACCGTC encodes the following:
- the LOC123142556 gene encoding uncharacterized protein, which codes for METSERHGASGCYTPPAADRLWRQRSSPAAVVSAFLPCGGHGGQARRKIGSARLGGKVGHGNGEDAELGPAALPGGGMGFARALWMRIVTKVMSRRGSSVKERYAQEDYEQNFDEGDAAGEPENLPRSFSARYARRRPAGMAFSDVAHRRHLRSLWT